The Aspergillus luchuensis IFO 4308 DNA, chromosome 7, nearly complete sequence genome has a segment encoding these proteins:
- a CDS encoding Sad1/UNC domain protein (COG:I;~EggNog:ENOG410PJQE;~InterPro:IPR012919,IPR008979;~PFAM:PF07738;~SECRETED:SignalP(1-26);~TransMembrane:1 (o678-699i)) has translation MTTSWTATQWIPWMTLISTWIDGTTADPSQTICPAPSWQVAEAEFIQWPQCPETRWEADPATSLSAAQQQQPLLKAPEETLSVVSVSMAASSESSARPDHELDTESPLDNANFLSFEDWKKQNLAKVGQSAENVGARGAAAAAAGKEGRRRPTGINNALDSLGEDVEIELDFGGFGADTPEAAKPTSWGARVSTGGTTEEGGSVGDVESLAQGVPPAGGVSRSKDAGTTCKERFNYASFDCAATVLKTNPECTGSSSVLIENKDSYMLNECRANNKFLILELCDDILVDTVVLANYEFFSSIFHTFRVSVSDRYPAKLDQWRELGIYEARNTREVQAFAVENPLIWARYVKIEFLTHYGNEFFCPLSLIRVHGTTMLEEYKHDGEVSRTDDVVADEEPEPAPAAAEIETIPTVDVAPAAGTAEQKVEEQTPETCPNPGPVVDETVMTQLLGVLETCSIHDSPAAGAEGTQTSLNRPPATDAAPPKGDDTASVGNEAPAKEAGEQKVTVSPNVDSAPSSATTAGPETTSQGEADSRSTGFTKEEQSVAAETTRSTATQPPSANPTTQESFFKSVNKRLQMLESNSSLSLLYIEEQSRILRDAFNKVEKRQLAKTSTFLEQLNVTVLHELKQFREQYDNVWKSVALEFEHQRIQYHKEVHSLSAQLGVLADELVFQKRVAVIQSIMILFCFGLVLFSRGAVSSYIELPSMQNMVSRSYSLRSSSPPFGSPSVSPTSSGRRAGGHRRNLSEDSQEDGPISPTLAYSPPTPVSDMMSSSEEAENHRGNSLALPEVAPPVRSRSSPPDLKGGEESIEESSSSGESPVSHGRNAAVAEA, from the coding sequence ATGACCACCAGCTGGACCGCCACACAATGGATTCCCTGGATGACTTTAATCTCCACCTGGATTGACGGCACAACCGCAGACCCCAGTCAGACGATATGTCCCGCGCCGAGTTGGCAAGTCGCCGAAGCCGAGTTCATCCAGTGGCCTCAGTGTCCGGAGACGCGATGGGAAGCGGACCCGGCTACTTCTCTCTCCGCtgcacaacaacaacaaccgttGCTGAAAGCACCTGAGGAGACGCTCTCCGTTGTGTCCGTTTccatggctgcttcttccgaGAGCAGTGCACGGCCCGATCATGAGCTCGATACCGAGTCGCCGCTCGATAATGCGAATTTCCTGTCGTTCGAGGattggaagaagcagaatctGGCCAAGGTTGGCCAGTCTGCGGAGAATGTGGGCGCGcgcggcgctgctgctgctgctgctgggaaggaagggaggcGGCGTCCGACGGGGATTAATAATGCGTTGGATTCGCTgggtgaggatgttgagatTGAGTTGGATTTCGGTGGCTTTGGGGCTGACACGCCGGAGGCGGCGAAGCCGACGTCTTGGGGGGCTCGTGTGTCGACTGGGGGTACCACTGAGGAGGGGGGTTCCGTTGGGGATGTGGAGTCACTGGCGCAGGGTGTGCCGCCAGCTGGGGGTGTGTCGAGGTCAAAGGATGCGGGGACGACGTGTAAAGAAAGGTTCAATTATGCGTCGTTTGATTGCGCTGCGACGGTGCTGAAGACGAATCCAGAGTGTACGGGGTCGTCGTCGGTGTTGATTGAGAACAAGGATAGCTATATGCTCAATGAGTGTCGGGCTAACAACAAGTTCTTGATTTTGGAGCTGTGTGATGACATTCTGGTTGATACGGTGGTGTTGGCCAACTATGAGTTTTTCAGCTCCATCTTCCACACCTTTCGCGTCAGTGTGTCGGATCGGTATCCGGCGAAGTTGGACCAGTGGCGCGAGCTGGGGATCTACGAGGCGAGGAATACGCGCGAGGTTCAGGCGTTTGCGGTGGAGAATCCGCTTATTTGGGCGCGGTATGTCAAGATCGAGTTTCTCACGCATTATGGGAATGAGTTCTTTTGTCCGCTTAGCTTGATTCGCGTGCATGGAACGACGATGCTGGAGGAGTATAagcatgatggggaggttAGTCGGACAGACGATGTGGTGGCTGATGAAGAGCCCGAGCCTGCACCGGCGGCTGCTGAGATAGAGACAATCCCTACGGTGGATGTTGCACCTGCAGCAGGCACGGCTGAGCAGAAGGTGGAAGAGCAGACGCCGGAGACTTGCCCTAACCCCGGTCCGGTCGTTGATGAGACGGTCATGACGCAGCTTCTGGGGGTGCTTGAGACATGTAGTATTCATGACTCGCCAGCTGCTGGGGCTGAAGGGACTCAGACGTCTCTCAATCGCCCGCCAGCTACTGACGCTGCGCCTCCCAAGGGCGACGATACTGCGTCTGTTGGTAACGAAGCTCCGGCCAAGGAGGCAGGGGAGCAGAAAGTGACTGTCAGCCCGAATGTTGACTCGGCACCTTCGTCTGCTACAACGGCAGGTCCAGAAACTACATCGCAAGGTGAAGCCGATAGCCGGTCTACTGGCTTCACCAAGGAAGAGCAAAGCGTAGCCGCGGAGACAACGCGGTCAACAGCAACGCAGCCTCCTTCTGCGAACCCGACTACGCAAGAGTCATTCTTCAAGTCCGTGAATAAGCGACTACAAATGTTGGAATCCAACTCCAGTCTTTCACTACTGTACATCGAAGAGCAGTCGCGGATCTTGCGCGACGCATTTAACAAGGTTGAGAAACGACAGCTGGCCAAGACATCGACGTTCTTGGAGCAATTGAACGTGACGGTGCTTCATGAACTGAAGCAATTCCGCGAGCAGTATGACAATGTCTGGAAGAGCGTAGCACTCGAATTTGAGCACCAGCGCATCCAGTACCATAAGGAGGTGCATTCGCTCAGCGCGCAGCTGGGCGTCCTCGCTGATGAACTGGTCTTCCAGAAGCGGGTGGCCGTCATCCAGAGCATCATGATCCTGTTCTGCTTCGGACTGGTGCTCTTCTCGCGCGGCGCAGTCAGCAGCTACATTGAATTGCCAAGCATGCAAAACATGGTGTCGCGGTCGTACAGCCTGCGGTCGTCATCACCTCCGTTTGGGTCGCCGTCTGTGAGCCCGACGTCGTCGGGACGGCGCGCGGGCGGCCACCGACGCAACCTGTCCGAGGATTCCCAGGAAGATGGGCCGATTAGTCCCACACTGGCATACTCTCCACCGACACCTGTCTCTGATATGATGAGCTCGTcggaggaggcagagaacCACAGGGGGAACTCGTTGGCACTGCCGGAGGTGGCGCCACCAGTCCGATCGCGCAGTAGTCCGCCTGACCTCAAGGGAGGCGAGGAGTCTATTGAAGAATCATCTAGCTCGGGCGAGTCACCCGTGTCTCATGGACGGAATGCCGCGGTGGCCGAGGCCTAG
- a CDS encoding putative serine/threonine protein kinase (COG:T;~EggNog:ENOG410PHIU;~InterPro:IPR000719,IPR011009,IPR008271;~PFAM:PF07714,PF00069;~go_function: GO:0004672 - protein kinase activity [Evidence IEA];~go_function: GO:0005524 - ATP binding [Evidence IEA];~go_process: GO:0006468 - protein phosphorylation [Evidence IEA]) — protein MECLKNSFVEGQLLDGRFRTVAPLNHGSFGMVFLAIDTKTGQDVAIKCLTKGGASPYDARFEELDCHRRLAHHPNIVNLIHSFETDAHMYIVLEYCSNGDLYEAIRLNRGPLETEHVRDFMLQLVSAVEFMHANGMYHRDIKPENIFLMQDGSMKLGDLGLATRDTWSHEACVGSDRYMAPEQYDPSTTGYSPAKADIWAIGICLLNVLFARNPFATPTESDILFADYVRDRQSLFDIFPNMSQDTFEILRFALAIDPEKRSLSGIRDSIMRTVSFTTDDEALDEFCTDDREVVPASANREPLRTPSIQSPHINQGDSFPWAKALQASPPQQIRQLSAIPDNESYSEDLFPPSETAGTSWFSVHQGTPSMASVLESALGDSFRPSAFRKGELRFPPPSDPVPITGSLPSHTTKPLPSLSMVFGKKKDEQISKSWSDLWDEEEESETEDLAFQQRREQNSRSWSHESSSPVEGNVPELCGPLTGLRDSVTPSMLNVRAQQPKPSVPSEETSGKSWNIPMAPTGLKTPPRTPDSPPKNSNNDKWAALGDRRRNYKSPEASLGRKKFPLNMSWRKDWGLGSSGFDYGSWAAKKEASSFQDRRRRPFQEKGRRRDAWESPKSANVKVPHDYDGSIDEDLDLVGGWHDLHL, from the coding sequence ATGGAGTGCCTAAAGAACAGCTTTGTGGAGGGTCAGCTCCTTGATGGGCGCTTCCGAACAGTCGCCCCTCTGAACCACGGTTCGTTTGGCATGGTCTTCCTTGCTATCGACACCAAGACCGGCCAGGACGTTGCTATCAAGTGCCTGACCAAGGGTGGTGCCTCGCCGTACGATGCTCGTTTCGAAGAGCTCGACTGCCACCGACGCCTTGCTCACCACCCTAACATCGTCAACCTCATCCATTCGTTTGAGACAGATGCTCACATGTACATCGTTTTGGAGTACTGTTCCAACGGCGATTTGTATGAGGCTATCAGGCTCAACCGTGGCCCCTTGGAGACGGAGCACGTGCGTGATTTTATGTTGCAGCTGGTCAGCGCTGTCGAATTCATGCACGCCAATGGCATGTACCATCGTGATATCAAGCCAGAGAACATCTTTCTGATGCAGGATGGATCCATGAAGCTGGGTGACTTGGGTTTGGCGACCCGGGATACCTGGAGTCATGAGGCATGTGTTGGAAGTGACCGCTACATGGCTCCGGAGCAGTATGACCCTTCGACCACTGGCTACTCTCCCGCCAAGGCCGATATCTGGGCGATTGGTATTTGCCTACTCAACGTACTCTTCGCGCGGAACCCATTCGCTACCCCGACCGAATCCGATATCCTTTTCGCGGACTATGTCCGCGACCGCCAATCACTCTTCGACATCTTCCCCAACATGTCCCAGGATACCTTTGAGATTCTGAGATTTGCTTTGGCTATCGACCCCGAGAAGCGCTCTCTTTCTGGTATTCGTGATTCCATTATGCGGACTGTTTCCTTCACTACCGATGACGAAGCATTGGATGAGTTCTGCACCGATGACCGCGAGGTCGTTCCCGCAAGTGCCAACCGCGAGCCTCTCCGGACGCCTTCCATCCAGAGCCCGCACATCAACCAGGGCGATTCGTTCCCATGGGCCAAAGCCCTCCAGGCCAGCCCCCCTCAGCAGATCCGGCAGCTGTCGGCTATTCCCGACAACGAGAGTTACTCGGAGgatctcttccctccttcgGAGACTGCTGGCACATCGTGGTTCTCCGTTCACCAGGGCACTCCCTCCATGGCATCTGTTCTGGAGTCTGCTCTGGGCGATTCGTTCCGGCCATCTGCTTTCCGCAAGGGTGAGCTGCGTTTCCCTCCACCATCGGATCCGGTGCCCATCACCGGTTCTCTTCCCAGCCATACCACCAAGCCTTtgccttctctttccatgGTCTTTggtaagaagaaggacgagcAGATCTCCAAGAGCTGGAGTGATCTGtgggacgaggaggaggagtccGAGACTGAAGACCTGGCTTTCCAGCAGCGGCGCGAGCAGAACTCCCGTAGCTGGAGCCACGAAAGCAGCAGCCCTGTCGAGGGCAACGTTCCTGAACTCTGTGGCCCGCTGACAGGCCTTCGGGATTCTGTGACTCCTTCTATGCTTAACGTTCGCGCTCAGCAACCCAAGCCTTCGGTACCATCCGAGGAGACCTCTGGGAAGTCATGGAATATTCCAATGGCCCCCACTGGCCTCAAGACTCCCCCTCGCACCCCGGACAGTCCCCCGAAGAACTCCAACAATGACAAGTGGGCTGCCCTGGGTGACCGGAGGAGGAACTACAAGTCTCCCGAGGCTTCACTCGGACGCAAGAAGTTCCCTCTCAACATGAGTTGGAGGAAGGACTGGGGCTTGGGATCTTCTGGCTTCGACTACGGCTCTTGGGCTGCCAAGAAAGAGGCCTCTTCCTTCCAGGATCGCCGCCGACGCCCCTTCCAGGAGAAGGGACGGCGTCGCGATGCCTGGGAGTCACCGAAGTCTGCCAACGTGAAGGTTCCCCATGACTACGATGGCAGTATCGATGAGGATCTCGACCTTGTCGGTGGCTGGCATGACCTCCATCTTTAA
- a CDS encoding ribosome biogenesis GTPase LSG1 (BUSCO:EOG09262I5I;~COG:S;~EggNog:ENOG410PFXG;~InterPro:IPR030378,IPR027417,IPR006073,IPR043358;~go_function: GO:0003924 - GTPase activity [Evidence IEA];~go_function: GO:0005525 - GTP binding [Evidence IEA]): MVLAKSKNSVGLGNSLMNDRFGKGKASNLKKASHNAGIARKNEKGETYITNAPTEAAWVKMRSITEQAALDEFLSTAELAGTDFTAEKMNNVKIIHTDQKNPYLLSAAEEKSAVKKHKQNKNRLTVPRRPKWDQSTTRQQLELMERESFLNWRRGLAELQENQDLLMTPFERNLEVWRQLWRVIERSDLVVQIVDARNPLLYRSEDLECYVKEIDPKKQNLLLVNKADMLTEAQRAMWADHFERQNISFRFFSAHLAKERNERLQQDLDSEDESEEDIPEEEQLAEGAKSLDIKDGEEPQEEHDGGLELNPSASSSSSRRTEILNVEELEELFLSNTPDTLPDNDTPEGQVKKKTTIGLVGYPNVGKSSTINALLGAKKVSVSATPGKTKHFQTLYLSPEIMLCDCPGLVFPNFATTKAELVVNGVLPIDQQREFTGPAALVAQRIPKHFVENVYGVKINTRPIEEGGTGIPTSHELLRAYARARGFATTGQGQPDESRAARYILKDYVNGKLLFCHPPPVPEGNDPIDPIEFNKDLYDMAHLPARRQAQLAKMLQNEEVTDPELLALIKPVEKGARSRNLDTGFFGPGSKGSTGRLTLPFNAQYTDQGQEMRKHLTGRKERMMVALERGVDVSEVKSGSSKKHFKANKRRAKKVRKNAMDEDY; encoded by the coding sequence ATGGTGCTTGCTAAATCCAAAAACTCCGTCGGGCTGGGCAACAGCCTGATGAACGACCGTTTCGGCAAAGGCAAGGCCTCCAATTTGAAAAAGGCCTCGCACAATGCCGGTATTGCCCGCAAGAACGAAAAGGGCGAGACCTACATCACCAACGCTCCCACCGAAGCCGCCTGGGTGAAGATGCGCAGTATCACCGAGCAGGCCGCCCTCGATGAGTTCCTCAGTACCGCCGAACTGGCCGGCACCGATTTCACCGCCGAGAAGATGAACAACGTCAAGATCATCCACACCGATCAGAAGAACCCCTATCTTCTGTCCGCAGCCGAAGAGAAGTCCGCCGtgaagaagcacaagcagaacaagaaCCGTTTGACCGTTCCCCGTCGGCCCAAGTGGGACCAGTCCACCACCCGCCAGCAactggagttgatggagcGCGAGAGTTTCCTGAACTGGCGTCGTGGACTGGCCGAGTTGCAGGAGAACCAGGATCTGTTGATGACTCCTTTCGAGCGCAACTTGGAGGTCTGGCGCCAGCTGTGGCGTGTCATCGAACGTTCCGACTTGGTCGTCCAGATTGTCGACGCCCGTAACCCGCTGCTCTACCGCTCCGAGGATCTGGAATGCTACGTCAAGGAGATCGACCCTAAGAAGCAGAACCTGCTGCTTGTTAACAAGGCCGACATGTTGACTGAGGCCCAGCGTGCCATGTGGGCCGACCACTTTGAGCGCCAGAACATCAGCTTCcgtttcttctccgcccatcTGGCCAAGGAGCGCAACGAGCGCCTCCAGCAGGACCTCGACTCGGAGGACGAAAGCGAAGAGGACATTCCCGAGGAGGAGCAGTTGGCCGAGGGTGCCAAGTCTCTGGATATCAAGGACGGCGAAGAGCCCCAGGAAGAGCACGACGGTGGTCTCGAACTCAACCCCAgcgccagctccagctcttccCGACGCACAGAGATTCTCAACGTCGAAGAACTCGAGGAgcttttcctctccaacaCCCCCGACACTCTGCCCGACAACGACACGCCCGAGGGCCaagtcaagaagaagacgaccaTCGGTCTGGTCGGATACCCCAACGTCGGTAAATCCAGCACGATCAACGCACTGCTCGGTGCCAAGAAGGTCTCCGTTTCCGCCACCCCCGGTAAGACCAAGCACTTCCAGACACTCTACCTGTCTCCCGAGATTATGCTCTGCGATTGTCCCGGTCTCGTGTTCCCCAACTTCGCCACCACCAAGGCCGAGCTCGTCGTCAACGGTGTCCTCCCCATCGACCAGCAGCGCGAGTTCACCGGCCCCGCTGCCCTCGTCGCCCAGCGCATTCCTAAGCACTTTGTCGAGAACGTCTATGGCGTGAAGATCAACACCCGTCCCatcgaagaaggaggaactGGTATCCCCACGTCCCACGAACTTCTCCGCGCCTACGCCCGCGCCCGCGGTTTCGCCACCACTGGTCAGGGTCAGCCCGACGAGTCTCGCGCCGCCCGCTACATCCTCAAGGACTACGTCAACGGCAAGCTCCTCTTCTGTCACCCGCCGCCTGTGCCCGAAGGCAATGACCCCATCGACCCCATTGAATTCAACAAAGACCTCTACGACATGGCTCACCTGCCGGCCCGGCGACAAGCCCAACTCGCCAAGATGCTCCAAAACGAGGAGGTCACCGATCCGGAATTGCTCGCCCTAATCAAGCCTGTTGAGAAGGGTGCGCGGTCCCGCAACCTCGACacgggcttcttcggcccGGGTTCCAAGGGCTCTACGGGCCGTCTCACCCTTCCTTTCAATGCCCAGTACACGGACCAAGGCCAGGAAATGCGCAAGCATTTGACCGGTCGTAAGGAGCGCATGATGGTCGCTCTGGAGCGGGGAGTGGACGTCTCGGAGGTGAAGAGCGGTTCGTCGAAGAAGCATTTCAAGGCGAATAAGCGGCGGGCTAAGAAGGTGCGCAAGAACGCGATGGACGAGGATTATTAG
- a CDS encoding ribosome biogenesis protein LTV1 (BUSCO:EOG09262VVF;~COG:S;~EggNog:ENOG410PJ3J;~InterPro:IPR007307;~PFAM:PF04180;~go_process: GO:0042274 - ribosomal small subunit biogenesis [Evidence IEA]) — MPPRKQWIDKKQATTYQLFHRSQHDPLIHDPSADDRVLHPVYGPPKNAPSESSSASKHRGQSLADLNQTFGGAARKNEGEAANYGIFYDDSQYDYMQHLRELGTGAGDAYFVEAKTKGKDKGKGLKLEDALKQVSLDDGRSEFGGTESMYSYDMRSTASSYVRKPTYQDQQNVPDAIAGFQPDMDPRLREALEALEDEEFVDEDDEEDVFGQLTTRAEEMDPGDWEDTLFDDVEEEDDGWESDATEKAPVQMDTTAAKARYQDSEHEDQPGELPEHNEPAPDMHPEDQGWMREFAKFKKDAKSGKAAPAAPPSVVPSQQGSTLASTVFTVGGTPIRRKKRKGALTNPSAYSMTSSALARTEGHRLLDDRFERVEALYSLDEEDEFDDNMSMVSGMTGMTGMSAVSGISTASSQAPSLVDANGEAVRPSHNFNNIMDDFLAGWDDKTSAQAKRKGAKAKRGKNGNEAIGIRMLDEVRQGLGPARVPGKVSGRA, encoded by the exons ATGCCTCCCCGGAAGCAGTGGAT CGACAAGAAACAAGCAACTACCTATCAACTCTTCCACCGTTCCCAACATGACCCTCTCATTCACGACCCCTCCGCCGATGACCGCGTTCTGCACCCCGTCTACGGACCCCCCAAAAATGCCCCAAGTGaatcttcctccgcctctaAGCACCGCGGCCAAAGTCTTGCCGACCTAAACCAAACCTTTGGAGGAGCCGCGCGCAAAAACGAAGGTGAAGCTGCCAATTACGGCATTTTCTACGATGACTCGCAATACGACTACATGCAGCACTTGCGCGAGCTCGGCACCGGCGCCGGCGACGCTTACTTCGTCGAGGCCAAGACGAAGGGCAAGGACAAGGGCAAAGGACTGAAGTTGGAGGACGCTTTGAAACAGGTCTCGCTGGACGACGGACGGAGCGAGTTCGGTGGCACCGAAAGCATGTACAGCTACGACATGCGCTCGACGGCGTCTTCCTACGTGCGCAAACCCACCTACCAGGACCAGCAGAACGTGCCCGATGCCATTGCGGGATTCCAGCCGGACATGGACCCGCGGTTGCGCGAGGCCCTGGAGGCgctcgaggacgaggagttcgtggacgaggacgacgaggaggatgtctTCGGTCAGTTGACTACGCGGGCAGAGGAAATGGACCCGGGTGATTGGGAAGATACTCTCTTCGACgacgtcgaagaagaagacgatggatGGGAGTCCGATGCGACAGAAAAGGCCCCTGTGCAGATGGACACCACAGCTGCGAAGGCCCGCTACCAAGACTCTGAGCATGAGGACCAGCCCGGCGAGCTTCCCGAACACAACGAGCCCGCGCCCGACATGCACCCCGAAGACCAAGGCTGGATGCGCGAATTCGCCAAGTTCAAGAAAGACGCCAAGTCCGGCAAAGCAGCCCCCGCCGCTCCTCCCAGCGTCGTCCCCTCCCAGCAGGGCAGCACCCTCGCCTCGACCGTCTTCACCGTCGGAGGAACTCCCATCCGCcgcaagaagcgcaagggcGCCCTCACTAACCCCTCCGCCTACTCCATGACTTCGTCCGCCCTTGCCCGTACAGAGGGCCACCGTCTCCTGGACGACCGCTTCGAGCGCGTCGAGGCCCTCTACTccctcgacgaggaggacgagttCGACGACAACATGTCCATGGTCAGTGGAATGACCGGCATGACCGGTATGAGTGCCGTGTCGGGCATTTCGACTGCCTCGTCCCAGGCACCGAGTCTCGTTGATGCAAACGGCGAGGCTGTCCGTCCTTCCCACaacttcaacaacatcatggATGACTTCCTCGCCGGGTGGGACGACAAGACGAGTGCCCAGGCTAAGCGGAAGGGCGCCAAGGCGAAGCGCGGAAAGAACGGTAATGAGGCGATTGGTATTCGCATGCTGGATGAGGTTCGGCAAGGATTGGGCCCTGCTAGGGTTCCTGGGAAGGTGTCGGGGAGGGCGTAG
- a CDS encoding Spo12 family protein (COG:S;~EggNog:ENOG410PSVG;~InterPro:IPR007727;~PFAM:PF05032): MDSHPLTDRTNTHLAQDTEKLNELKAAPAKINSMEYHRQVLQGKLENGDKNQASYVSPSDDIMSPCSKKLSDLKGKRFKNAGKPQSLFAKLGKKNFEQQSSAQKENTEA; the protein is encoded by the exons ATGgactcccaccccctcaccgACcgcaccaacacccacctcGCACAAGACACGGAGAAGTTGAACGAGCTCAAGGCCGCCCCCGCCAAGATCAACTCGATGGAATATCATCGTCAGGTGTTGCAGGGCAAGCTGGAGAATGGCGATAA GAACCAAGCAAGCTACGTCTCTCCTTCGGATGATATCATGAGTCCGTGCTCCAAGAAGTTGAGTGATTTGAAGGGCAAGCGGTTTAAGAA TGCCGGCAAACCCCAGTCCCTCTTCGCCAAGCTCGGCAAGAAGAATTTCGAACAGCAGTCGTCGgcccagaaagaaaacaccGAGGCATGA
- a CDS encoding acyl-CoA dehydrogenase family protein (COG:I;~EggNog:ENOG410PH69;~InterPro:IPR006091,IPR009075,IPR037069,IPR009100, IPR036250,IPR013786;~PFAM:PF02770,PF00441,PF02771,PF08028;~go_function: GO:0016627 - oxidoreductase activity, acting on the CH-CH group of donors [Evidence IEA];~go_function: GO:0050660 - flavin adenine dinucleotide binding [Evidence IEA];~go_process: GO:0055114 - oxidation-reduction process [Evidence IEA]) has translation MSASTRIPVIAQPFVSDRAKRTLDQVEQFVEKECIPSEPIFRAQLGTGDQRWSTYPAIMETLKQKAREQGLWNMFLPKNHFSQGAGFSNLEYGLMAEYLGKSTIASEATNNAAPDTGNMEVLAKYGNAQQKKEWLEPLLEGKIRSAFLMTEPEVASSDATNIQLEIRREGDEWVLNGSKWWSSGAGDPRCAVYLVMGKTDPSNPDPYKQQSVILVPAHNTPGITVHRMLTVYGYDDAPHGHGHITFKNVRVPASNIVLGEGRGFEIIQGRLGPGRIHHAMRTIGAAEKALEWMIARINDERKKPFGQNLSSHGVILEWVAKSRIEIDAARLIVLNAAIKIDQGDAKSALKEIAQAKVMVPTMACGVIDRAVQAYGAMGVCQDTPLAYMWAWVRTLRIADGPDEVHLLQMGRRENKSRKEEVRRKLKWQAEEAERLLGVSVAAGGKSRL, from the exons ATGTCCGCCTCCACCCGCATCCCCGTCATCGCCCAACCCTTCGTCAGCGACCGGGCCAAGCGTACCCTCGACCAG GTCGAACAATTCGTCGAAAAAGAATGCATCCCCTCGGAACCCATCTTCCGCGCGCAACTCGGCACCGGCGACCAACGCTGGTCGACCTACCCAGCGATCATGGAAACGCTGAAACAGAAGGCGCGCGAACAAGGCCTCTGGAACATGTTCCTACCCAAGAACCACTTCTCGCAGGGGGCCGGGTTCAGTAACCTCGAGTACGGGCTGATGGCAGAGTACCTGGGCAAGAGCACGATTGCATCGGAGGCGACGAACAACGCCGCCCCGGACACGGGTAACATGGAAGTGCTAGCGAAGTATGGTAACgcgcagcagaagaaggagtgGTTGGAGCCTCTCCTGGAGGGAAAGATCCGGTCTGCGTTCCTCATGACGGAGCCGGAGGTCGCCAGTAGTGATGCTACTAATATTCAGTTGGAGAttaggagggagggggatgagTGGGTGCTTAATGGTTCT AAATGGTGGTCCTCCGGCGCAGGCGACCCGCGATGCGCCGTCTACCTCGTAATGGGCAAGACGGACCCTTCGAACCCAGACCCGTACAAACAACAATCCGTGATTCTGGTGCCGGCGCACAACACCCCAGGGATCACCGTGCACCGAATGCTAACCGTGTACGGGTACGACGACGCCCCGCACGGCCACGGGCACATCACATTCAAGAACGTGCGGGTGCCAGCCTCCAACATCGTCCTCGGCGAAGGCCGCGGCTTCGAGATCATCCAGGGTCGACTGGGGCCCGGACGGATCCACCACGCGATGCGGACCATCGGGGCGGCTGAGAAGGCCCTGGAGTGGATGATTGCGCGGATCAACGACGAGCGGAAGAAGCCGTTCGGGCAGAATCTGTCTTCGCATGGGGTGATTCTGGAGTGGGTGGCTAAGTCGCGGATTGAGATTGATGCGGCGCGGTTGATTGTGTTGAATGCGGCGATTAAGATTGATCAGGGAGATGCGAAGAGCGCGTTGAAGGAGATTGCTCAGGCTAAGGTCATGGTTCCGACGATGGCGTGCGGGGTTATTGATCGCGCGGTGCAGGCGTATGGCGCTATGGGCGTTTGTCAGGATACGCCGTTGGCGTATATGTGGGCGTGGGTGAGGACGTTGAGGATTGCGGATGGGCCGGATGAGGTGCATTTGTTGCAGATGGGCCGGAGGGAGAATAAGAgtaggaaggaggaggtgaggaggaagttgaagtggcaggctgaggaggcggagaggttgttgggggttagtgttgctgctggggggAAGAGTCGGTTGTAA